A stretch of the Streptomyces sp. 1331.2 genome encodes the following:
- a CDS encoding alpha/beta hydrolase family protein yields MRFLYEDESFSFETLRTAGFANDGGADLGEVLTTARAIGDGDEEAWLREWKRTAQRVHAVGTRALAAGHRVSSREALLRASNYYRTAEFYRRDDPAHDPEVKTLSALSRETFATAATLMDTPVEPVRIPYEDTSLPGYLFLVDDSGAPRPTVVFTSGFDSTLEEAYFVIGAAALRRGYNVLAYDGPGQGAALREQGLVFRPDWEAVVTPVVDYALTRPEIAPDRIALLGYSLGGYLTARAAAHEHRLAALVLDDGLYDYHDAHTRVMPPFLRDWVESGRDDLADPVLSLLMQAGTQLRWALRNGVWAFGADSAADYIRRTADYTLDGVAHLIDCPTLILDAEDDQFFRGEPQRVRAALTCPHTLVTLPEAEGAGEHCHMGAMSRFQQVTFDWLDTTLTPAAHTPPAGPTA; encoded by the coding sequence ATGCGATTCCTGTACGAGGACGAGTCGTTCTCCTTCGAGACGCTGCGCACGGCCGGCTTCGCCAACGACGGCGGCGCCGACCTGGGCGAGGTCCTGACCACCGCCCGCGCCATCGGCGACGGCGACGAGGAGGCCTGGCTGCGCGAGTGGAAGCGCACCGCGCAGCGCGTCCACGCCGTCGGTACCCGCGCCCTGGCGGCCGGCCACCGGGTCAGCTCCCGCGAGGCCCTGCTGCGCGCCTCGAACTACTACCGCACAGCCGAGTTCTACCGCCGCGACGACCCCGCCCACGACCCCGAGGTCAAGACCCTCTCCGCCCTCTCCCGCGAGACCTTCGCGACCGCCGCGACCCTGATGGACACCCCCGTCGAGCCCGTACGCATCCCCTACGAGGACACCAGCCTGCCCGGCTACCTCTTCCTCGTCGACGACTCCGGCGCCCCCCGCCCGACCGTCGTCTTCACCAGCGGCTTCGACTCCACTCTGGAGGAGGCCTACTTCGTCATCGGCGCGGCCGCGCTGCGCCGCGGCTACAACGTGCTGGCCTACGACGGGCCCGGGCAGGGCGCGGCGCTGCGCGAGCAGGGCCTCGTCTTCCGCCCTGACTGGGAGGCCGTGGTCACCCCGGTGGTCGACTACGCGCTCACCCGGCCCGAGATCGCCCCCGACCGGATCGCACTGCTGGGCTACAGCCTCGGCGGCTACCTCACCGCCCGCGCCGCCGCCCACGAGCACCGCCTGGCCGCCCTGGTCCTGGACGACGGCCTCTACGACTACCACGACGCCCACACCCGGGTCATGCCGCCGTTCCTGCGGGACTGGGTCGAGTCCGGGCGCGACGACCTCGCCGACCCCGTCCTGAGCCTGCTCATGCAGGCCGGCACCCAACTCCGCTGGGCCCTGCGTAACGGCGTGTGGGCGTTCGGCGCCGACTCCGCCGCGGACTACATCCGCCGCACCGCCGACTACACCCTCGACGGAGTCGCCCACCTCATCGACTGCCCGACCCTGATCCTGGACGCCGAGGACGACCAGTTCTTCCGCGGCGAGCCCCAGCGCGTCCGGGCCGCCCTGACCTGCCCGCACACCCTGGTCACCCTCCCCGAGGCCGAAGGCGCGGGCGAGCACTGCCACATGGGAGCGATGTCCCGCTTCCAGCAG